The following is a genomic window from Sneathia sanguinegens.
TTCAAGTATAACTTCATGTGTATCGCCTTCTTTACTATATACCTTATCAAAATACTTATATGCTTCTTTTTTTATTTTTTCATATATACTATTTTCTATATTTTTATATTCCTCAACAAGCATTGAAGTTGGTGATTGAATACCATAAGAGTTTATATTATTAAATATGACTTCATATTTCATAATATCCTTAACATATAGGGCTATTGCATCTACATCTTTCAATTTTTCTCTAACAACTTTAGCAAACTTACTTGCCTTTTCCATTTCATCTTCATTAGTAAGTAAAAATAGAAATCTTTTTTTAGTCATTATTTTCATCTCCCTCTGGAACTAAGGCTACAGAAATAACTATGTCTCCTTTTTTAGGTTTCATTATTCTTACACCAGAAGTAGCTCTACTTATTTTTGAAATTTGTTTTATTGGTGTTCTAATTAAAACTCCTTCTTTTGTAATTAACATAATTTCTTTAACAGTTTCATCAACTAAAATTGAAGACACAACATCTCCTGTTTTCGGTGCTAATTTGAAATTTCTATTTCCTTTTCCACCTCTTTTTTGTATGCTATATTCTTCCAAGTCAGTTCTCTTACCAAAACCTTCACTTGTAATTGTTAAAACTTGCTTATTTTCTTTATTACTTATTACACTAGCACTGGCAACATAATCTGTTTCTTCTTTGAATCTAATACATTTAACTCCACTTGCACTACGACCCATAGTTCTAACATCACTTGCTTTAAATCTTATTGCTTGTCCTTTTATAGTTGCAACGAAAATTTCACTTTCTTCTTCACATAAGTCTGCAAATACAAGCTCATCATCTTCTCTTAATGTTATTGCCCTTATTCCTCTCTTATTTATATTTTTGAATAAAGGTGCAGACATTTTCTTAGCTATACCCTTCTTAGTTACAATAAAAATTTGTGAATTTTCGTTAGCACCAGCAGTATTTAAAATACCACTTACATTTTCTCCATCTTCAAGATTAATTATATTACTTATTAATCTACCTCTTGCTTGTTTACTTGCTTCTGGTATTTCATACACTTTTATACTATATGCTTTACCTTTATCAGTGAAGATTAATAATTTATCCAATGTTTTAACTGTATATATTGCACTTACTTCATCATCTTCTACAGTATTAATAGAATTAACTCCTATTCCTCCTCTTCTTTGTGATTTGTAAGCATCAGTTGAAATTCTTTTTACATAACCCTTATTTGTTATAGTAACAACAACATCTTCTTCTTTTATTAAATCTTCTAATTCAATTTCATTTCTCTTATTTTGTATTTCAGTTCTTCTTTTGTCTCCATAATTAGTCTTAAGTTCTATAACTTCTTGTCTAATTATTTCGTACTTTCTTTCAGAACTATTCAAAATAGCCTCCAACTCTTCAATAAGTGCTAATAATTCACTATATTCTTGTTCTATCTTATCTCTTTCAAGTCCAGTTAATCTTTGCAATCTCATATCTAGTATAGCCTTTGCTTGTATTTCACTGAATCCAAAAGCTTCTATTAATTTATCCTTTGCAATATTAGCATCTTTTGATGCTTTTATTAATTTAATAATTTCATCTATACTATCTAGTGCTATTCTGAAACCTTCTAAGATATGTGCTCTTCTTTTTGCCTTATCTAAATCAAACTTGGTTCTTCTTTCAACTACAGTATATCTGTGTTCTAGATACTTAGTTAATATTTGTTTCAAATTAAGTACCCTTGGAATATTATTAACCAAGGCTAACATAATTACTCCAAAAGTAGTTTGTAAATCTGTGTATTTATATAGCATATTAAGTATAAGTTCTGGTTCTTCATTTTTCTTAACATCTATTACTACTCTTATACCTTGTTTATTTGATTCATCTCGAATATCTGTTATTCCAACTATCTTTTTTTGTCTATATAATTCAGCTATTTTTTCAACTAATTTTGCCTTATTAACTTGATAAGGTATTTCACTAATAACTATACTTGATTTACCAGATGCACTATTAACTATGTCAACCTTACCAGCTACTTGCACCTTACCTCTACCTGTTCTATAAGCATCATAAATACCTTGCTTACCATTAATAATTCCACCAGTTGGAAAATCAGGTCCTTTAATATGCTCTATTAATTCATCAACACTAATATCTCTATTATCAATTAAAGCTACTATACCATCACAAACTTCTGCTAAATTATGTGGAGGTATATTAGTTGCCATCCCTACAGCTATTCCTGTTGTCCCATTGATTAATAGATTAGGTAATTTTGCTGGTAAAACTATAGGTTCATCTAAGGTTTCATCAAAATTCTTTCTAAAATCTATTGTATTCTTATTTATATCCAAAAGCATTTCATTAGCAATTTTTGCCATTCTTGCTTCAGTATATCTCATTGCTGCTGCAGAATCTCCATCTATAGAACCAAAATTTCCATGTCCATCAACTAGCATATATCTACTATTAAAATCTTGTGCCATTCTAACCATTGTATTATATACAGCTGTATCACCATGTGGGTGATACTTACCTAAAACTTCCCCAACTATTCTAGCTGATTTCTTATAGGCTGTATTGTATGTCATTCCCATATCATTCATTGCAAATAGGACTCTTCTATGTACAGGTTTTAGTCCATCTCTTACATCAGGCAAAGCTCTTGATACTATAACACTCATAGAATAATCTAAATATGATGACTTTATTTCATCTTCAATGAATACTGGTACTTCTTGTTCTTTTTTACTAGTATCCATAACTTCATTTACTCTATTATTTTCATCATTCTCATTAAATTTATCTGACATTACCTTCTCCTAAATATCTAAATTCTTTACATGCATAGCATGTTCTTCTATAAATTGTCTTCTTGGTTCTACCTTATCTCCCATTAAAATACTAAACATTTTATCTGCATAACCTGCATTTTCTAAGGTAACCTTTAATAAAGTTCTATTTTCAGGATCCATAGTTGTTTCCCAAAGTTGTTCTGGATTCATTTCTCCTAATCCTTTATATCTTTGTATAGTATATTTTTTACTTTCTTCTTCTAATACCACTGTTGTTTTTTTCAATTCATCATCTGAATAAGCATATTTTATTTTCTTTCCAACCTGTATTTTATATAAAGGTGGTTGAGCTATAAAAATATGACCAGCATTGATTAATTCTCTTAAATATCTAAAGAAAAATGTCAACATTAAAGTTCTAATATGAGCTCCATCAACATCAGCATCGGTCATTATTATTATTTTTCCATATCTAAGTTTGGAAATATCAAAATTATCTCCAATATTTGTACCAAAGGCAGTTATCATTGCTTTAATTTCATTATTTTCCAACATTTTATGTAGTACAGCCTTTTCAACATTAAGTATTTTACCTCTAAGTGGTAATATTGCCTGTGTTTTTCTATCTCTTCCTTGCTTTGCACTACCTCCAGCTGAATCTCCTTCGACTATATAAATTTCACATTCTTCACTTTTTTTAGAAGAACAATCTGCTAATTTACCTGGTAAAGACCCTATTTCTAAAGGATTTTTTCTCAAAATGTTATTTCTTGCATTTTTAGCTGCTTCTCTTGCTTTTTTAGATAAAAGCATTTTTTCTATCATAGCAGTTGCATCCTTAGGATGATCTTCTAAATAAAGTTTCAATTTATTATTTACAACACTTGATACTGAAGATTGTGCTTCACTACTTCCCAATTTTGATTTTGTTTGACTTTCAAATTGAGGTTCAGGGAATTTTATATTTATTACACAAACTAAACCTTCTCTAACATCTGTACCTTGTAAATTTTCATCTTTTTTTTCTTTTAACAAGTTCAATTGTCTTGCAACATCATTAATAGTTCTTGTTAAAGCTGTTCTAAAGCCTTGAACATGAGTTCCACCATCATAAGTATTTATATTATTTACAAAAGAGTATTCAACCACAGCTTGGCTATCTTTGTTATATGTCATAGCTATTTCTACTTCAACTAGCTTATTTCCACTAATTTTTGTAGTATCTTTCATGTAAATAGTTGGAATTATCATCTTATCTGCGTCTACTAATTCTGCTACAAAATCCTTTATTCCACCTTCAAAATGAAAAACTTCTTCTCTCTTATTTTCTTCATCTCTTTCATCTGTTAAAATAATTTTCAAACCTGTATTAAGATATGCTAATTCTTTTAATCTTTCTTTTAAAGTATTATATTCAAAAATTACTTCTTCAAATATTTCTTCATCTGGTCTGAATCTAATTACTGTACCATGTTCATTTTTTTTAGCAACTCCTATTTGTTCACAACCAGATGTAGGTTTACCCTTTGAAAAAGTTTGTCTAACAATTTTGCCGTCTCTTGTAACAGTGGCAATTAATTCTGTTGATAAGGCATTAACTACAGAAACACCAACACCATGCAAACCACCTGAATATGTATAATTCTTATCATTAAACTTTCCTCCAGCATGCAATATTGTCATTACAACTTCTAATGTAGGTCTCCCTGTTTTATGCATATCTATAGGTATTCCTCTACCATTATCTTGTACTTCAATATAGTTATCAGGCAACATTCTAACTTTTATAGTGTCGCAATATCCTGCCAATGCTTCGTCTATACTATTATCTACTGTTTCCCAAACTAAATGATGTAGTCCTCTTGATGATGTTGTACCTATGTACATTCCCGGTCTTTTTCTAACGGCTTCTAAACCTTCAAGAACCGTAATATCATCTGAACCATAATTTCTATTTTCCATATATTTCTCCTAGCTTGTTTTATAGGATTATTATATCATTTTTCAGCTTTTTTTTCTAGCATTTCGTGCTATACTAGAACTGAGGTGATATTAATGAAAGAAATATTTGACAGAAGAAGTATACGAACTTTTAAAGATAAAAAAGTTGAAGATGAAATTATAAAGGAACTCTTAAGAGGTGCAATAGCTGCTCCTTCAGCTCACAAAAAAGAACCTAGAATGTTTTATGTGATAGAAAATAAAGAAATCTTGAAGCAATTTTTTCTAAAACATCCTTATGGTAAAGCATTTGAAACTGCACCTTTAGCTATTCTTGTTTGTGGAGATAAAGATAAAGATCCTAACTTAACTTTCCTTATTCAAGATTGTGCAGCATCTTTGGAAAATATAGCTATTATGGCAACACATTATAATCTTGGTACTGTTTGGATGGGTGTACTAGATAATGACAATGCTGAAGTTATAACAAAAGAAATTTTAAACTTACCTAATAACATGATACCTATTTCTATAATGGCAATTGGATATAAGGCAGAAGAAAGAAGACCCCATATTTCCTACAAGGAAGAAATGGTAACATGGGTAAAATAAATTTTTTTTAATTTTTTTTTAAAAAATTGTTGACAAACTTTTTCTTTTTTGCTAATATATATCTTGTTCAAAGCGAACAAGGTTTGGGGCCTTCGTCTAGTGGTTAGGACATCGGGTTTTCATCCCGGCAACAGGAGTTCGATTCTCCTAGGCCCTACCAAACAATTTAATGGTCGCATAGCTCAGTTGGGAGAGCACCTGCCTTACAAGCAGGGGGTCATTGGTTCGAGCCCAATTGTGACCACCAATACGGAGGTGTAGCTCAGTTGGTTAGAGTGCTTGCCTGTCACGCAAGATGTCGCGAGTTCAAGTCTCGTCACTTCCGCCATTAAATAATGCCGCTTTAGCTCATTTGGTAGAGCAACTGACTTGTAATCAGTAGGTGATTGGTTCGAATCCGATAAGCGGCACCATTGGCGAGATACCCGAGTGGTCAAAGGGAGCAGACTGTAAATCTGCCGGCTCAGCCTTCGAAGGTTCGAATCCTTCTCTCGCCACCATCTTTTTTTTATGGAGGAGTTATGGTTAGAAAGATTAAAACTTCTAATTCTTCTACTAATCAAGTAGATATAATTAAAAGAGCTAAACAAATGCAAGAAGCTATGCTTAATATACAAGAAGGTTTGAAAGATAAAATAATTGAACATTCTGTTGCTGGTGGACAAATAGTTGTTAAAGCTAATGGACAAAAAGAATTAGTTGATATTAAAATTAATAATGATATTATAGAAGAAGCTGTATCACAAAAAGATACATCTGAACTTGAAAATTTAATTTTAACTGCTGTTAAAGAAGTTACTGCAAAAGCTGATGCTTTAGCAGAATCTGAAATGGAAACAGTTACAGGTGGTCTTAAGATCCCTGGATTATTTTAACTTTGTTGGGCTGTAGCCAAGCGGTAAGGCAGTGGACTTTGACTCCACCATGCGTTGGTTCGAATCCAGCCAGCCCAACCATAAATAGTTTTTTATTTTTTTATTGTATAATTTTATTCTTAAACTCTTTACGATTGATTTCGTGAAGAGTTTTTTTCTATATTGTTGACTTTATAGCTTTTTCAAGGTAGAATTTTACTAACAAATTAGGAGGTTTTTATTTCATGAAAAAGACATTAATTATCAGTTGCTTAGCAATAGCTAGTTTAACTTTCGCTAAGGGACCAAAAGTTCCTTATACTAATCAAGGTTTCTATACTACTGAAAATGTTCAAAAAGCAGTTCATTTTGTTTCAGTTGAAGATATTGAAAAAAGTTTAGAAGGACAAGGTCCTATTAATGTTAGCTTTGATATAGATGATACTTTAGTTCATTCTAGTGCTTACTTTAGATTTGGACAAGACTATTATCAAACTGATCCAAAAAATCCTGTAAGTTATTTATATAACCAAAAATTCTGGGATTTTGTTGCTGAAATGGGAGATAAATTCTCTATACCTAAAGCTTCTGCACAAGCATTAATTAATATGCATTTAAAAAGAGGAGATAAAATTTTCTTTATTACTGGAAGAACAAAACACTCTAAAGATCAAAATTATACATCAACTATAACTTCTAAAACTTTACAAAGATTCTTCCACATGCCTTATGAAGTATATATTGAATATACTGCAGATAAACCAACTGGTGGTTACAAATATGATAAATCATTCTACATGAAGAAACACAATGTTTCATTACATTATGGAGATTCAGATGATGATATTCTTGCTGCAAGAGAACTTGGTATAAGAGGAATAAGAGTTCAAAGAGCTCCTAACTCTACTAACCCTCAAAAATTAAATGGTGGTTACGGTGAAGAAGTATTAATCAATTCTGCATGGTGATAATTATGAAAAAAATTATATCAACTTTATTTATTTTACTTTCTACTCATGTATTTGCGAATGTAAATTACAATGTATTTGTTAAAATGGATAACAAGGCTACAGAAGTTGTAGAAGATATATCAAAAAATTTAAATAAACATAATATAACTAGCTTATATGATGAAAAATATCAAATACATGTTACTCTTTATTTGAGCGAATATAAGAAGGATGCATTTGAAAAAATTAAAGATGTTGTAGACGATGTCGCTACAAATGCTAAACCTATAGAATTACAATTCTATAATATTAGAAAGACACCTGGTAATTGGTTAATGTTAGATGCTAAAAAAGCTTATGATATTCAAGCTTTAGCTGATGAAGTTACAGCTAGACTTTTACCTCTAAGAGCTACTGATGCACAAGTTCCAAATTGGGCAAAATCAATGCCAGCAAAGGTTAGATCATTTAAAACTTATGGTTCACCTAATGTATTTTCAAACTTTGATCCACATGTTACTTTACTTACACCAAAAAAAGCAGAAGATATCTTAGCCTTCCAAAAAGAATATAATTTCAAACCTTTCACTTCTAAAATTACTGGTATCGGTATAGCAGAAGTTGACGACTTAGGTCAAGCAAAAGATATTTTATATTTTAAAGAAATTAAATAAATAAATGGCGAGAGCAATCTCGCCATTATTTTACTATTTAACTTCATATTTTAACTTATCATTTACACAACTAATTTTAATTTCACTATTATTTGGTACTTTTCCTTCTAATAAAAGTTTTGATAAATCTGTTTCGATATATCTTTGTATAAATCTTCTAATTGGTCTTGCACCATATTCTTTATCATATGCCTTAGAAACAATGTATTCTATAGCACTTTCATCTGCTTTTATAGTTATGAATTTATCAACTAACAAATCATTTACTTCTTTCAATTCATTTTCTACTATCTTAGAAATAGAGTGTTTATCCAAGCTATTAAATACTGTTATTTCATCTACCCTATTCAAAAATTCAGGTTTGAAATATGTTTTTAAATTTTCTTCTTTCAAATTAGATGTCATTATTATAATAGTATTCTTAAAGCTTACTACCTTACCTTTATTATCAGTCAATCTACCATCATCTAATACTTGTAAAAGTAAATTAAATACTTCTGGGTGTGCTTTTTCTATTTCATCAAATAGAATTACTGAATATGGTTTTCTTCTAACAGCTTCTGTTAATTGTCCACCTTCTTCATATCCAACATAACCTGGTGCTGCACCTATTAATCTTGATGTACTGAATTTATCCATATATTCACTCATATCTATTCTTATCATATTATTTTCATCATCAAACAAATTGTATGCCAATGTTTTGGCTAAATATGTTTTACCTACACCAGTAGGTCCTAAAAATATGAATGATCCTATAGGTCTATTAGGATCTTTCAATCCAGCTCTTGATCTTAAAATTGTTTCATAAACTTTTTTAACTGTTTCATCTTGACCTATAACTCTTTCTTCTATCTTCTTATCAAGATTCAATAATTTTTCTTTTTCGCCTTCAACTAATTTACTTATTGGTATATGTGTCCAAGCAGCTATAACTCCAGCTATTTCATCTTCTGTTATTTTTTGATTAACCATCTTTTGCTCATTTTTATTCTTCATTGCTTCTAATTGAGCTTCTAATTGAGGAATTATTTGATATTTTATTTGTCCTGCTTTTTCATAATCAATATTTCTATTACTATATTCTTCAAAATCTAACTTAGCTTTTTCAAGTTTACCTTGTAATTTCTTAATTTCTTCAACTGTATTCTTTTCTTTTTCCCATTGAGCTAACATTTCTTTTTGTTTTTCTTTTTTATTAGATAAATCCTTTTCCAAATCAGTAAGTCTTTTCTTACTTGCTTCATCTTCTTCTTTCTTTAAAGCTTGTCTTTCAATTTCTAATTGAGTAACTTGTCTTGTTAATTCATCTAATTCTGTTGGCATAGAATTTATTTCAGTTTTTAATTTTGCACAAGCTTCATCAAGTAAATCTATTGCCTTATCAGGCAAATATCTATCTGTTATATATCTATCACTCAATTTTGCTGCAGCAACTAAGGCATTATCTGTTATTCTAATTCCATGGAATTGTTCAAACTTTTCTTTAAGTCCTCTTAAAATTGAAATTGTTTCTTCTACATTTGGTTCATTTACCAAAACTGGTTGAAATCTTCTTTCTAATGCTGCATCTTTTTCAATATATTTTCTATATTCATCCAAGGTTGTAGCACCTATAACTTTTATTTCTCCCCTTGCTAACATT
Proteins encoded in this region:
- a CDS encoding YbaB/EbfC family nucleoid-associated protein, giving the protein MVRKIKTSNSSTNQVDIIKRAKQMQEAMLNIQEGLKDKIIEHSVAGGQIVVKANGQKELVDIKINNDIIEEAVSQKDTSELENLILTAVKEVTAKADALAESEMETVTGGLKIPGLF
- the aphA gene encoding acid phosphatase AphA, with translation MKKTLIISCLAIASLTFAKGPKVPYTNQGFYTTENVQKAVHFVSVEDIEKSLEGQGPINVSFDIDDTLVHSSAYFRFGQDYYQTDPKNPVSYLYNQKFWDFVAEMGDKFSIPKASAQALINMHLKRGDKIFFITGRTKHSKDQNYTSTITSKTLQRFFHMPYEVYIEYTADKPTGGYKYDKSFYMKKHNVSLHYGDSDDDILAARELGIRGIRVQRAPNSTNPQKLNGGYGEEVLINSAW
- a CDS encoding 2'-5' RNA ligase family protein, coding for MKKIISTLFILLSTHVFANVNYNVFVKMDNKATEVVEDISKNLNKHNITSLYDEKYQIHVTLYLSEYKKDAFEKIKDVVDDVATNAKPIELQFYNIRKTPGNWLMLDAKKAYDIQALADEVTARLLPLRATDAQVPNWAKSMPAKVRSFKTYGSPNVFSNFDPHVTLLTPKKAEDILAFQKEYNFKPFTSKITGIGIAEVDDLGQAKDILYFKEIK
- a CDS encoding ATP-dependent Clp protease ATP-binding subunit, whose product is MENKYTEKATLALSEGQNFAKKCSNGEYKVEHLLLALVGQPQGLIPNILERAGYSVSEIQRELQKRIDKFPKVNGGNLGVSNDLSRVIVDADRYMNRMGDKYVSVEHLFLSCMDNTNILKELGIDKRKFMTILEKIRGGQKVMSENPEETYEVLEKYGKDLVDLVRKGKIDPIIGRDEEIRRAVQILSRRNKNNPVLIGEPGVGKTAIVEGIAWRIVKGDVPESLKDKKVFSLDMGSLISGAKYRGEFEERLKAVIDTLEKSHGDIILFIDEVHNIVGAGSSEGSMDASNLLKPMLARGEIKVIGATTLDEYRKYIEKDAALERRFQPVLVNEPNVEETISILRGLKEKFEQFHGIRITDNALVAAAKLSDRYITDRYLPDKAIDLLDEACAKLKTEINSMPTELDELTRQVTQLEIERQALKKEEDEASKKRLTDLEKDLSNKKEKQKEMLAQWEKEKNTVEEIKKLQGKLEKAKLDFEEYSNRNIDYEKAGQIKYQIIPQLEAQLEAMKNKNEQKMVNQKITEDEIAGVIAAWTHIPISKLVEGEKEKLLNLDKKIEERVIGQDETVKKVYETILRSRAGLKDPNRPIGSFIFLGPTGVGKTYLAKTLAYNLFDDENNMIRIDMSEYMDKFSTSRLIGAAPGYVGYEEGGQLTEAVRRKPYSVILFDEIEKAHPEVFNLLLQVLDDGRLTDNKGKVVSFKNTIIIMTSNLKEENLKTYFKPEFLNRVDEITVFNSLDKHSISKIVENELKEVNDLLVDKFITIKADESAIEYIVSKAYDKEYGARPIRRFIQRYIETDLSKLLLEGKVPNNSEIKISCVNDKLKYEVK
- the gyrB gene encoding DNA topoisomerase (ATP-hydrolyzing) subunit B produces the protein MENRNYGSDDITVLEGLEAVRKRPGMYIGTTSSRGLHHLVWETVDNSIDEALAGYCDTIKVRMLPDNYIEVQDNGRGIPIDMHKTGRPTLEVVMTILHAGGKFNDKNYTYSGGLHGVGVSVVNALSTELIATVTRDGKIVRQTFSKGKPTSGCEQIGVAKKNEHGTVIRFRPDEEIFEEVIFEYNTLKERLKELAYLNTGLKIILTDERDEENKREEVFHFEGGIKDFVAELVDADKMIIPTIYMKDTTKISGNKLVEVEIAMTYNKDSQAVVEYSFVNNINTYDGGTHVQGFRTALTRTINDVARQLNLLKEKKDENLQGTDVREGLVCVINIKFPEPQFESQTKSKLGSSEAQSSVSSVVNNKLKLYLEDHPKDATAMIEKMLLSKKAREAAKNARNNILRKNPLEIGSLPGKLADCSSKKSEECEIYIVEGDSAGGSAKQGRDRKTQAILPLRGKILNVEKAVLHKMLENNEIKAMITAFGTNIGDNFDISKLRYGKIIIMTDADVDGAHIRTLMLTFFFRYLRELINAGHIFIAQPPLYKIQVGKKIKYAYSDDELKKTTVVLEEESKKYTIQRYKGLGEMNPEQLWETTMDPENRTLLKVTLENAGYADKMFSILMGDKVEPRRQFIEEHAMHVKNLDI
- a CDS encoding nitroreductase family protein, translating into MKEIFDRRSIRTFKDKKVEDEIIKELLRGAIAAPSAHKKEPRMFYVIENKEILKQFFLKHPYGKAFETAPLAILVCGDKDKDPNLTFLIQDCAASLENIAIMATHYNLGTVWMGVLDNDNAEVITKEILNLPNNMIPISIMAIGYKAEERRPHISYKEEMVTWVK
- the gyrA gene encoding DNA gyrase subunit A, whose translation is MDTSKKEQEVPVFIEDEIKSSYLDYSMSVIVSRALPDVRDGLKPVHRRVLFAMNDMGMTYNTAYKKSARIVGEVLGKYHPHGDTAVYNTMVRMAQDFNSRYMLVDGHGNFGSIDGDSAAAMRYTEARMAKIANEMLLDINKNTIDFRKNFDETLDEPIVLPAKLPNLLINGTTGIAVGMATNIPPHNLAEVCDGIVALIDNRDISVDELIEHIKGPDFPTGGIINGKQGIYDAYRTGRGKVQVAGKVDIVNSASGKSSIVISEIPYQVNKAKLVEKIAELYRQKKIVGITDIRDESNKQGIRVVIDVKKNEEPELILNMLYKYTDLQTTFGVIMLALVNNIPRVLNLKQILTKYLEHRYTVVERRTKFDLDKAKRRAHILEGFRIALDSIDEIIKLIKASKDANIAKDKLIEAFGFSEIQAKAILDMRLQRLTGLERDKIEQEYSELLALIEELEAILNSSERKYEIIRQEVIELKTNYGDKRRTEIQNKRNEIELEDLIKEEDVVVTITNKGYVKRISTDAYKSQRRGGIGVNSINTVEDDEVSAIYTVKTLDKLLIFTDKGKAYSIKVYEIPEASKQARGRLISNIINLEDGENVSGILNTAGANENSQIFIVTKKGIAKKMSAPLFKNINKRGIRAITLREDDELVFADLCEEESEIFVATIKGQAIRFKASDVRTMGRSASGVKCIRFKEETDYVASASVISNKENKQVLTITSEGFGKRTDLEEYSIQKRGGKGNRNFKLAPKTGDVVSSILVDETVKEIMLITKEGVLIRTPIKQISKISRATSGVRIMKPKKGDIVISVALVPEGDENND